From a single Candidatus Saccharibacteria bacterium genomic region:
- a CDS encoding glycosyltransferase family 4 protein, translating into MGKTIVIDIRIRRSSTGRYADRLVEHLQKIDKENNYIILLEPTDTWQPSAPNFKAVACKYKRFSFNPADQITFAKFLNSLQADLVHFAMTPMEPVFYSKPRITTTHDLTMLRFTRAGKLPTLLHWIRMAGYKFLFWHSHRASRKIIVPTNFVGQDLIKLQPFTKKKIVVTYESSEPPTEIEATPPEAISALGPQPSALAFLLHVGSPLPHKNIECLIKAFTLLKEKHPNLLLVLAGKKEQYFEKLENSLKNSSVKDDIILPGFVSDGQLKWLYENAAAYVLPSLSEGFGLPGLEAMAHGTPLVSSNATCLPEVYGQAAQFFDPKDYLDMAAKIDEVITNPALADSLVKNGHKQLKNYSWSKMACETLGVYKSVLEGKK; encoded by the coding sequence ATGGGGAAAACAATTGTTATTGATATTCGCATCCGCCGCTCCAGTACTGGGCGCTACGCTGATCGGCTAGTCGAGCACTTACAGAAAATTGACAAAGAAAATAACTACATCATTCTACTTGAGCCAACCGACACTTGGCAGCCGAGCGCCCCAAACTTTAAAGCTGTTGCCTGTAAGTACAAACGCTTTTCATTTAACCCAGCTGATCAGATTACTTTTGCAAAATTCCTGAACTCGCTTCAAGCGGATTTGGTACACTTTGCAATGACGCCGATGGAGCCGGTTTTTTATAGTAAGCCGCGCATTACAACAACTCACGATCTGACCATGCTCCGCTTCACTCGCGCTGGCAAACTACCGACACTTCTTCATTGGATTAGAATGGCCGGATATAAATTTTTGTTTTGGCATTCGCACCGAGCCAGCCGCAAAATAATCGTTCCAACCAATTTTGTTGGCCAAGACTTAATTAAGCTCCAGCCTTTTACGAAGAAAAAGATAGTTGTTACATATGAATCAAGCGAGCCACCTACAGAGATTGAGGCTACCCCCCCAGAAGCTATCTCAGCCCTAGGACCTCAGCCCTCAGCTCTCGCCTTTCTGCTTCACGTTGGGTCGCCCCTACCTCATAAAAACATTGAGTGTCTAATAAAAGCCTTCACCTTATTAAAAGAAAAACACCCCAATCTGCTTCTGGTTCTTGCTGGCAAAAAAGAGCAATATTTCGAAAAATTAGAAAACTCTTTGAAGAACTCATCAGTCAAAGATGACATCATATTGCCCGGTTTTGTCAGTGACGGCCAACTAAAATGGCTGTACGAAAATGCGGCTGCTTACGTCTTACCTAGCTTAAGCGAGGGTTTTGGTCTGCCTGGTTTAGAGGCAATGGCTCATGGGACGCCACTCGTCAGCTCAAATGCGACTTGTCTGCCCGAAGTTTATGGCCAAGCCGCCCAATTCTTTGATCCCAAAGATTACCTCGATATGGCCGCTAAAATTGATGAAGTAATAACTAACCCCGCCCTGGCAGACAGCTTGGTAAAGAACGGCCACAAACAACTCAAGAACTACTCATGGTCAAAAATGGCGTGTGAAACTCTAGGCGTTTATAAATCTGTATTAGAAGGCAAAAAATAG
- a CDS encoding O-antigen ligase family protein, translated as MRQRLRSISTIIFLVLVAYMPFHVLLATWVGSSLGVMTVAKIFKDVFAVAGLLIAAAAAGKTQLRALLKNKLTILIMAYGLLTIVLATFRSTEQDAEVLGVVYNLRFFAIFIYGAIVAGWPENKHLLKKTLRFALVSGAVVAIFGIVQYLVLPNNALSHLGYSRANGTPPAFFIDEKPDLERSMSTLKDPNSLGSYMLIIIALSLAFSLCATRKLKKLYISVLLLSLACLWFSFSRGALIGLVATVACLLALEPTSFEYLKKYRNRILLSLAALLCIATLSGLALRNSYLVKNVIFHADEQTVLENPNQLRARFFKESISRIAHNPLGSGPGTAGLTSIRNQTQGTILNENYYLQIAEEVGWLGIIIFVAILFTVIKKLLGLRHLPAGRALLASLAGLLITSLLIHTWSNETIAYTWWGLSGLLLSVKS; from the coding sequence ATGAGGCAGAGATTAAGAAGTATTTCGACCATAATATTTTTGGTGTTAGTTGCCTACATGCCGTTTCATGTACTTCTTGCGACGTGGGTTGGTTCTAGTCTTGGTGTAATGACAGTCGCCAAGATATTTAAAGATGTATTTGCTGTAGCAGGGCTGTTAATTGCCGCCGCGGCCGCTGGCAAAACACAGCTTAGAGCATTGCTTAAAAATAAGCTAACAATCCTGATAATGGCTTATGGCCTGCTAACAATTGTGCTGGCAACATTTCGCTCGACAGAACAGGATGCCGAAGTCTTAGGAGTCGTCTATAACCTTAGGTTTTTTGCGATTTTTATTTACGGCGCGATAGTCGCCGGCTGGCCGGAAAACAAGCACCTGCTCAAGAAGACCTTGCGGTTTGCGCTGGTGAGCGGGGCGGTAGTCGCTATATTTGGTATAGTTCAATACCTAGTGCTACCAAACAACGCGCTGAGTCATCTGGGCTATAGTCGAGCCAATGGTACACCGCCAGCTTTTTTCATAGACGAAAAACCAGATTTAGAACGGTCAATGTCGACGCTCAAAGACCCAAACTCGCTGGGATCTTATATGTTAATAATAATTGCGCTAAGTCTGGCCTTTAGCTTGTGCGCTACAAGAAAATTAAAAAAACTCTATATCAGTGTTTTGCTACTTAGCCTGGCGTGCTTGTGGTTTAGTTTTTCGAGGGGTGCACTAATAGGGCTGGTTGCAACAGTGGCTTGTTTGTTGGCACTGGAGCCGACCAGCTTTGAATATCTAAAAAAGTATCGCAATAGGATTTTGCTGAGCCTAGCGGCTTTACTATGTATAGCCACTTTGTCGGGACTTGCTCTACGTAATTCCTATCTAGTTAAAAACGTTATATTTCACGCCGACGAACAAACCGTGCTGGAGAACCCTAACCAACTACGAGCTAGATTCTTCAAAGAATCAATCAGTAGAATCGCCCATAACCCACTTGGCTCAGGCCCTGGTACGGCAGGCCTGACATCAATTCGCAATCAGACTCAGGGCACTATTTTAAACGAGAATTACTATCTGCAAATAGCAGAAGAAGTCGGCTGGCTGGGCATAATAATATTTGTAGCGATTTTATTTACGGTTATAAAAAAGCTTCTTGGCTTGCGTCATTTGCCAGCCGGCAGAGCACTTCTAGCTAGTTTGGCGGGTCTATTAATAACCTCGCTGCTAATTCACACTTGGTCCAACGAAACCATAGCCTACACCTGGTGGGGCCTATCCGGCCTATTGTTGTCTGTTAAGAGCTAA
- a CDS encoding glycosyltransferase family 4 protein: MRLFIESSAIIAERSGIGAFTKRLIEAYHKEFPEQKIKLFGFRLFYRKFTPPIPKTDSLNYRLIRWFPGKIYTGLFKNGVPLPIDAFIGASRKDVILFPNFVRWPLVLNKRSVAIIHDLSFVFYGQYSSGPNKDYMLKFVPKTIKKANHLITISECSKKDMSEYYGIALDRVSIVNPFIDMSLFKRTSSSEIARVKHKLKLPKKYLLYMSTIEPRKNVIGLLEAYQKLPKKVLEEYGLVLAGGKGWLNDEIHAEADRLVDQGLNIVRTGYIADEDLAALYSGATLYVFIPHYEGFGISPLEAMACGIPVITSNNSSLPEVVGKAGLLVNAAKPLETTKAIEKLLNSPALCKRMVKEGYSQAAKFSASRSAKQLQSAIDKVSS, from the coding sequence ATGAGATTATTTATCGAATCCAGTGCCATAATTGCAGAGCGATCCGGTATCGGCGCATTCACAAAAAGATTGATCGAAGCTTACCATAAAGAATTCCCTGAACAAAAAATCAAGTTGTTTGGTTTCAGATTATTCTATAGAAAATTTACCCCGCCCATCCCAAAAACAGATTCATTGAATTATCGTTTAATTAGGTGGTTCCCTGGCAAAATATATACAGGTCTTTTCAAAAATGGCGTACCCTTACCTATTGATGCATTTATTGGTGCCAGCAGAAAAGACGTAATACTTTTTCCAAATTTTGTAAGATGGCCACTCGTACTAAACAAGCGCTCAGTAGCTATAATACACGACCTGTCGTTCGTCTTTTACGGTCAGTACAGTTCGGGACCGAACAAAGACTACATGCTCAAATTTGTACCCAAAACAATAAAAAAAGCCAACCATTTAATCACTATCTCCGAGTGCAGCAAAAAAGATATGTCTGAGTATTACGGCATAGCGCTAGATAGGGTATCTATTGTTAATCCTTTCATTGACATGTCATTGTTCAAACGTACTTCGTCCAGTGAAATTGCAAGAGTAAAGCATAAGCTAAAATTACCTAAGAAATATCTTTTATATATGAGCACCATCGAACCAAGAAAAAACGTTATTGGTTTACTTGAAGCCTACCAAAAATTACCTAAAAAAGTTTTGGAAGAATATGGCTTAGTTTTGGCAGGCGGTAAAGGATGGCTTAATGATGAAATCCACGCAGAGGCCGACAGACTTGTGGATCAGGGGTTAAATATTGTCCGCACTGGATACATCGCAGATGAGGATTTAGCAGCACTGTACAGCGGAGCGACATTGTACGTATTTATCCCACATTATGAAGGGTTTGGCATTTCGCCATTAGAAGCAATGGCTTGTGGCATACCAGTTATTACTAGTAATAATTCCTCGTTGCCGGAGGTAGTTGGAAAAGCTGGACTTTTAGTCAATGCGGCAAAGCCTCTGGAAACGACTAAAGCCATAGAAAAATTACTAAATAGCCCTGCTTTATGTAAAAGAATGGTAAAAGAAGGCTACAGCCAGGCTGCCAAATTTAGCGCATCAAGATCGGCAAAACAACTACAGTCAGCCATCGATAAAGTTAGCTCTTAA
- a CDS encoding glycosyltransferase family 4 protein: MNILIIRNAYQKDTGGAEQYAYNFGLAFKKAGHEPFVVTKHKAILDKCKLKQIKTIKGLWYEKQSWDRLYYLRALYTSAWYIYVIISKKIDIVHPQSRDDFVFATWAARILRKNVFWTDHGDLKFLLDRKNHPHPRMQKWLLACANYTRKIICTSDSEKQKIIEVASELKGKLTTIHNGVFPIYAPVPAHKTKPVIGAISRLVPDKGIKEILEAFSKLVNFDGELWLVGSLSGNGEIYKSLATKLGVANRVRFVGYVNNSDNYLAQMDYFVHASYHESFGIAVAEACMAGLPIVATNVGGIPEIVESNVCGLLVPPKNSALLTEALQELISNSELASKLGQNAKKRAIENFDFQKIVEEQIIPLYKEALK, translated from the coding sequence ATGAATATACTGATAATAAGAAATGCATACCAAAAAGATACGGGCGGAGCTGAACAGTATGCATATAATTTTGGGCTGGCGTTTAAAAAAGCTGGCCACGAACCTTTTGTCGTAACCAAGCACAAGGCAATACTAGATAAGTGCAAACTCAAGCAGATTAAAACCATCAAAGGCCTTTGGTACGAAAAACAGTCTTGGGATAGGCTATATTATTTACGTGCTTTGTACACTTCGGCTTGGTATATATATGTAATCATCTCTAAGAAGATTGACATTGTCCATCCTCAAAGCCGAGATGATTTCGTTTTTGCAACCTGGGCGGCAAGAATTTTGAGAAAAAACGTTTTTTGGACCGATCATGGCGATCTAAAATTTTTATTAGATCGCAAGAATCACCCACACCCACGGATGCAAAAATGGCTTTTGGCGTGCGCAAACTACACGCGGAAAATAATTTGTACCAGTGATTCGGAAAAACAAAAAATAATTGAGGTAGCAAGCGAACTAAAAGGTAAGTTAACTACCATCCATAACGGTGTCTTCCCGATTTATGCGCCAGTGCCCGCGCACAAAACAAAACCGGTTATTGGAGCAATATCCCGCCTGGTGCCTGACAAGGGGATAAAGGAAATACTCGAAGCCTTTTCTAAACTAGTAAATTTTGACGGGGAGCTGTGGTTAGTTGGGAGTCTAAGCGGAAATGGCGAGATTTACAAGTCATTAGCCACGAAGCTCGGTGTAGCAAACCGAGTCAGGTTTGTTGGATATGTTAATAATTCCGACAACTACCTAGCCCAGATGGACTACTTTGTGCATGCTAGTTACCATGAATCATTTGGCATAGCTGTAGCGGAAGCATGCATGGCTGGGTTGCCTATTGTAGCCACAAATGTCGGTGGCATACCTGAAATTGTTGAGTCAAATGTTTGTGGTTTACTTGTCCCGCCAAAAAATAGCGCTTTGTTAACAGAGGCATTACAAGAATTGATTAGCAACTCTGAACTAGCGTCAAAGCTTGGTCAAAACGCAAAAAAACGTGCTATCGAGAACTTTGATTTTCAAAAAATTGTTGAAGAGCAGATAATACCTTTATACAAAGAGGCTTTGAAATGA
- a CDS encoding ABC transporter permease, producing the protein MQKIFKKENRAVLRELVVTDFKLRYQGSILGYAWSLLRPLFMFSITYLVFAVVFKAGKGVPHYPVYLLLGIVLWTYFGDVTTQGIGAIVARGDLIRKIRIPRWLIVLSVSIGATINLLLNLVVVLVFIIISKTPISAGVLFLPIYIAEIYLFALGISLFLSALYVRYRDISYIWDIITQAGFYLTPILYPITKNANLLASHWTALKVMYINPVAHSIQGIRNVVVTQETLTISEIWNSNYAWLLPLGVILVSLVFGVVYFKKQARTFAEDI; encoded by the coding sequence ATGCAGAAAATTTTTAAAAAAGAAAATCGAGCTGTTTTAAGAGAGTTAGTCGTAACGGATTTTAAGCTACGGTATCAGGGCTCGATACTTGGGTATGCCTGGTCATTACTAAGACCACTTTTCATGTTCTCCATTACATATCTAGTTTTTGCTGTCGTTTTCAAAGCAGGTAAAGGAGTGCCACATTACCCAGTCTACTTGCTGTTGGGGATTGTACTATGGACTTACTTTGGGGACGTTACGACTCAGGGTATTGGCGCAATAGTCGCTAGGGGTGATCTGATAAGAAAGATTAGAATCCCCAGATGGTTAATAGTGCTATCTGTGAGCATAGGAGCGACGATCAACCTACTTCTAAACCTAGTAGTTGTCTTAGTTTTTATTATCATTAGTAAAACCCCCATATCTGCAGGCGTACTTTTTTTGCCAATTTACATTGCGGAAATATATCTTTTTGCATTGGGTATTTCACTATTTCTTTCTGCTTTATATGTGCGGTATCGCGACATAAGCTACATATGGGACATCATAACTCAAGCTGGTTTTTATTTAACACCAATTTTGTATCCAATTACGAAAAACGCGAATCTATTGGCCTCACACTGGACGGCTTTGAAAGTAATGTATATAAATCCAGTAGCACATTCTATTCAGGGTATAAGGAATGTAGTCGTTACTCAAGAAACACTTACAATCTCTGAAATTTGGAACAGTAACTACGCTTGGCTACTCCCTCTAGGAGTAATCTTGGTATCGTTGGTATTTGGAGTAGTGTATTTTAAAAAACAAGCCAGAACTTTTGCGGAGGATATCTAA
- a CDS encoding polysaccharide biosynthesis protein: MFKDKVLLITGGTGSFGNEVLKGFLNTNIKEIRIFSRDEKKQDDMRKRYANPKLKFYIGDVRDITSLETAMKDVDYIFHAAALKQVPSCEFFPLQAVKTNVIGTDNVLTVAIRKKVKKIICLSTDKAAYPINAMGTSKAMMEKIIIARARELGNDSDTTICLTRYGNVMGSRGSVIPLFYKLIDEGKPLTITDPTMTRYMMTLADAVDLVVFAFKHGNQGDLFVQKAPAAEIGVLAEAIKKYKNSKAKTVIIGTRHGEKAHEVLVTREEMSKAEDLKEFFRIPMDNRDMNYNNFYPDGDGDVVQYEEYSSDKTRRIYEDEIIELLKKMGEVEV; the protein is encoded by the coding sequence ATGTTTAAAGATAAGGTGCTCTTGATTACGGGTGGGACTGGATCTTTTGGTAACGAGGTTTTAAAAGGCTTCCTAAACACCAACATTAAAGAAATACGTATCTTTTCGCGTGATGAGAAAAAACAAGACGACATGCGGAAGCGTTACGCCAACCCTAAGCTAAAGTTCTATATTGGCGACGTTCGAGATATAACGAGTCTTGAGACGGCGATGAAAGACGTAGACTACATCTTCCATGCAGCGGCACTCAAGCAAGTGCCATCGTGTGAATTTTTCCCACTACAAGCAGTTAAAACTAATGTTATTGGTACAGACAATGTGTTGACGGTCGCTATTAGGAAAAAGGTGAAGAAGATCATTTGTCTCAGTACAGACAAGGCTGCTTACCCAATCAACGCAATGGGTACTAGTAAAGCAATGATGGAAAAAATAATAATTGCCAGAGCGCGTGAGTTGGGTAACGACTCGGATACGACCATCTGCTTAACCCGTTACGGAAATGTTATGGGCTCAAGAGGGTCGGTTATACCATTATTCTACAAGTTAATTGATGAAGGTAAGCCCCTAACTATCACTGACCCTACAATGACGCGTTACATGATGACTCTAGCCGACGCTGTTGATCTGGTTGTATTTGCCTTTAAGCACGGCAACCAAGGTGATTTATTTGTCCAAAAAGCTCCAGCCGCAGAGATTGGAGTTTTGGCAGAGGCTATAAAAAAGTATAAAAATTCGAAAGCAAAAACAGTGATTATTGGCACAAGGCATGGTGAAAAAGCACATGAAGTGCTTGTTACTCGTGAAGAAATGTCAAAAGCTGAAGATTTAAAAGAATTCTTCAGGATACCGATGGATAACAGAGATATGAATTATAATAACTTTTACCCAGATGGTGATGGTGATGTAGTGCAGTATGAAGAATATAGTTCTGACAAAACACGACGTATATACGAAGATGAGATTATTGAACTACTCAAGAAAATGGGTGAGGTCGAAGTGTGA
- a CDS encoding SDR family oxidoreductase, translating to MRIFILGSDGMLGHVVRAYFSDNNHQVFGTTRNLENEFYFDVTKNLSDLSRYIESIKPDAVINCIGLLNQVAEENKSLAVLVNGYLPHYADEICRRVNSKFIHISTDCVFDGKKGEYTEVSPKDATSFYGQSKAIGEVENGRSLTLRTSIVGPDPNEKGVGLFQWFMNQTGEVSGFDKVIWTGVTTIELAKCIEKAIESNLSGLRHVVNNQKIDKFSLLQLFKTTFGKSIEIKRKSEYVSDKSLIRKTDFDFGVPSYEQMVQDMRKWVSDHKEIYPKSQGGSL from the coding sequence GTGAGGATATTTATTCTCGGCTCTGACGGAATGTTGGGGCATGTAGTCAGGGCATATTTCAGCGATAACAACCATCAAGTTTTTGGAACGACCCGTAATTTAGAGAACGAATTTTACTTTGATGTTACGAAAAACCTGAGCGACCTCAGTAGATACATAGAAAGTATTAAACCGGATGCTGTAATAAACTGTATAGGACTATTAAATCAGGTAGCCGAAGAAAATAAATCTTTAGCAGTGTTAGTAAATGGTTATCTGCCACACTATGCTGACGAAATTTGTCGAAGAGTTAATTCTAAGTTTATACATATATCTACGGACTGCGTATTTGATGGTAAAAAGGGTGAGTACACGGAAGTCAGCCCAAAAGACGCGACAAGCTTTTACGGTCAGTCAAAAGCTATTGGGGAAGTAGAAAATGGGCGGAGCTTAACCTTAAGAACTTCGATAGTGGGACCCGACCCTAACGAAAAGGGCGTTGGTTTGTTCCAGTGGTTTATGAACCAGACAGGCGAGGTTAGTGGTTTTGATAAGGTGATTTGGACCGGTGTCACAACAATAGAGCTAGCAAAATGTATAGAAAAAGCAATCGAAAGTAACTTGTCTGGTCTCAGGCACGTCGTGAATAACCAGAAAATTGATAAGTTCAGTTTGCTACAGCTTTTCAAGACAACATTTGGTAAAAGCATTGAGATAAAGCGAAAAAGTGAATATGTTAGCGACAAAAGCTTAATCCGAAAAACGGACTTTGATTTTGGTGTTCCTAGTTACGAGCAAATGGTCCAAGATATGAGAAAATGGGTTAGCGATCACAAAGAAATTTATCCAAAAAGTCAAGGAGGTAGTCTGTGA
- the wecB gene encoding UDP-N-acetylglucosamine 2-epimerase (non-hydrolyzing): MTIVGTRPEIIKLSAVIAELDKYAEHILVHTGQNYDYELNEIFFDGMGIRNPDVFMNAAGNDAAETIGNVIIGADKLMKELKPDAVLLYGDTNSCLSVISAKRNKIPVFHMESGNRCFDQRVPEELNRKVVDHLSDINMTLTEHARRYLMREGIPPETIIKVGSSMKEVLANNQKSINRSQALRDLDLEPKKYFLLSVHREENVDNEKNFKDLIDSIDAICELYKFPVIFSVHPRTQKLIDKNEVKLHELVRLMKPLGFADYVHLQQNAFCVISDSGTVTEESSLLGFPAITVRQAHERPEGMDEGTLIMTGLDKETVLNSIKVVTSGTMSVVKDYDVEKVSQKVVRIIMSYTGYINRTVWKK; the protein is encoded by the coding sequence ATGACGATTGTGGGGACCCGTCCTGAGATAATAAAATTATCCGCTGTAATAGCAGAACTCGATAAGTACGCCGAGCATATACTAGTTCACACCGGTCAGAATTACGACTATGAGCTTAATGAAATCTTTTTTGATGGCATGGGCATCAGGAATCCCGATGTTTTTATGAATGCTGCCGGCAATGATGCTGCAGAGACAATAGGTAATGTCATCATTGGCGCCGATAAGCTAATGAAAGAGCTTAAACCAGATGCAGTCTTGCTTTATGGTGACACAAATTCTTGTCTTTCGGTTATTTCAGCAAAAAGAAACAAAATCCCTGTTTTCCATATGGAGTCGGGCAATAGATGTTTTGACCAGAGAGTGCCAGAAGAGCTGAATCGAAAAGTGGTGGATCATTTAAGTGATATTAATATGACTCTAACAGAACACGCCAGAAGATACTTGATGCGTGAGGGTATACCGCCTGAAACGATTATCAAAGTTGGTTCTAGTATGAAAGAAGTGCTGGCCAATAATCAAAAAAGTATAAACAGAAGTCAAGCTCTGAGGGACTTAGACTTAGAGCCAAAGAAATATTTTTTGCTCAGCGTTCATCGTGAGGAGAATGTTGATAATGAGAAGAACTTTAAAGATCTAATCGATTCCATTGATGCTATTTGTGAACTATATAAATTCCCTGTTATTTTTTCAGTCCACCCCAGAACTCAGAAACTAATTGATAAAAACGAAGTTAAGTTACATGAGTTAGTTCGGTTAATGAAGCCATTGGGGTTTGCCGATTATGTACACTTACAGCAGAACGCATTTTGTGTGATATCTGACAGCGGTACTGTTACCGAAGAGTCGTCACTACTAGGGTTCCCTGCAATTACAGTTCGACAAGCCCACGAACGGCCCGAAGGCATGGATGAAGGTACGCTGATAATGACGGGGCTAGACAAGGAGACGGTGTTAAACTCTATAAAAGTTGTCACATCTGGCACAATGTCTGTCGTAAAAGACTACGATGTTGAGAAGGTCTCCCAAAAGGTTGTGAGGATAATCATGAGCTACACTGGTTACATAAACCGAACAGTATGGAAAAAGTAG
- a CDS encoding glycosyltransferase family 2 protein: MKKSNLPKVSIIIPVYNGSNFLKEAIDSALAQTYKNLEIIVVNDGSADQGKTEKIAMSYGSKIRYYKKVNGGVSTALNLGIKKMTGDYFSWLSHDDIYYPKKIENQVRFVESLKK; this comes from the coding sequence ATGAAAAAGTCAAATCTTCCTAAAGTTAGCATCATTATTCCTGTATATAATGGATCAAACTTCTTGAAAGAAGCGATCGATAGTGCATTAGCACAAACGTATAAAAATCTAGAAATAATTGTTGTGAATGACGGGTCTGCCGATCAGGGAAAGACAGAAAAAATCGCCATGTCATACGGTAGCAAAATAAGATACTACAAAAAAGTAAACGGTGGGGTATCAACGGCTTTAAATCTAGGCATAAAGAAGATGACTGGTGACTATTTTTCATGGCTTAGTCACGATGATATATACTATCCAAAAAAGATCGAAAATCAGGTACGTTTTGTAGAGTCACTAAAAAAATAA
- a CDS encoding glycosyltransferase: MYANYALLQDSRIVPVELNHEQLVRKPKYSLLRGSVNGITLLIPRSILSDVGEFDEELRCTQDYDLWCRAFRKYDFVHMEEILTVTRIHGAQDSAVSPNVVKEGDILWKRLIEELSDKEKIEYENTVYNYYYEMSKFLRTTPYKGALAYSLDKEKESLEKTKHNESEKLVTVVIPFRNRVNDTLNSIKSVQEQTYKNTEIILIDDASTEDVSSLENYVKNLQNASLISLEKNLGPGGARNVGIRVAKGEYVAFLDSDDEFISEKLQTQIEAMRLHNPHVSYTAYTKKTETDESVIGGYGISGVVIPRLISSCPIATPTVIVRRKILLDEGIFFDESIRVGEDTCFWLEIAKKHEILYVDKPLTVVNVNASTNAYDSKKFIIGLKNILAYLLNDKYYSSFSYDIALLCNDYYQVNRSDRLMYENGLVLEDYWKPSVSQFIKHKLKKSLPYLVVRKFRANGLRGVAAAVVKRAKIRT; the protein is encoded by the coding sequence GTGTATGCGAATTACGCACTACTGCAAGATAGCAGAATAGTGCCTGTAGAACTTAACCACGAACAGTTAGTCCGTAAGCCAAAGTACTCTCTATTAAGAGGCAGTGTGAACGGCATAACTCTTCTTATACCTCGTAGTATTCTATCTGATGTAGGGGAATTTGATGAGGAACTAAGATGCACCCAAGATTATGATCTATGGTGTAGGGCGTTTCGTAAGTACGATTTTGTACATATGGAAGAAATACTTACTGTTACTCGGATCCATGGGGCCCAAGATAGTGCAGTATCTCCAAACGTAGTCAAAGAAGGCGATATTTTATGGAAGAGGCTGATAGAAGAACTTAGCGATAAAGAGAAAATAGAGTATGAAAACACGGTATATAACTACTATTATGAGATGTCTAAATTTCTACGGACTACGCCTTATAAAGGCGCGTTAGCGTACAGTTTAGATAAGGAAAAAGAGTCGCTTGAGAAGACTAAGCATAACGAATCTGAAAAACTAGTCACGGTAGTAATCCCTTTTCGAAATAGAGTAAATGACACCTTAAACTCCATAAAATCTGTTCAAGAACAGACGTACAAAAATACTGAGATTATCCTTATTGATGATGCTTCAACAGAAGATGTTTCCTCCTTAGAGAACTATGTTAAAAACTTACAAAACGCATCGTTAATAAGTCTAGAAAAAAACTTAGGTCCTGGCGGGGCTAGAAACGTCGGTATCAGAGTCGCAAAAGGAGAATACGTAGCTTTCTTAGATTCTGATGACGAATTTATCTCTGAAAAACTGCAAACTCAAATCGAAGCAATGCGCTTACATAACCCGCACGTAAGTTACACGGCGTATACTAAAAAAACTGAAACCGATGAGTCCGTTATTGGAGGCTACGGTATCTCTGGTGTGGTAATTCCGCGCTTAATAAGTAGCTGTCCTATAGCGACACCGACGGTTATCGTAAGAAGGAAAATATTACTAGATGAAGGTATATTTTTTGACGAGTCAATAAGAGTAGGAGAGGATACGTGTTTTTGGCTGGAAATAGCAAAAAAGCACGAAATACTTTACGTCGATAAACCGCTTACAGTAGTTAACGTAAATGCATCTACTAATGCGTATGATAGTAAAAAGTTCATAATTGGGCTCAAGAATATTCTTGCATACTTACTTAACGATAAATATTATTCCTCATTCTCTTACGACATTGCACTACTTTGTAACGATTACTATCAGGTAAACAGATCAGATAGGCTAATGTACGAAAACGGGCTTGTGTTGGAGGATTACTGGAAGCCGTCAGTATCGCAATTTATAAAACATAAATTGAAAAAGTCTTTACCTTATCTCGTAGTAAGGAAGTTCCGTGCCAATGGCCTAAGAGGGGTTGCTGCTGCTGTTGTTAAACGAGCTAAAATAAGAACCTAA